The segment TCCAAGCCGGTCATGCAGTCCAAACCGGCCATACAGCCCAAACCGGCCATGCAGTCCAAACCGGTCACACCCATAAAACCCATGGCTCCGGTCATGCTCGACAAGGGTCCCATGGATGCTGTTTCCTGGGGATTGCAGCAGATTGTGCATACGGATCCACACTTTCGGCAGGATACGTTCCTGGCCGGGGCATGTGTGGCTTTCGAGTTGTTGCAAAAAGCCTGGCGTGAATGGGATGTGGAACAGTTGCGGCCTTTGGTTACCCGGCACATGTGGTCCCTGATCGAGCGGCAGGCCATGGAAGACAAAAAGGCCGGTCGATGCAACGTGATCGACAAAATCCGCTTCGAAACCTTCACCATCTGTGATGTTTGGCAGGAGTCCGGAAAAGATTACATTACAGTCCAGTTTGCTGTGTACATGGTCGATTACATCACCGATACCCATGGCAAAATTTTGGAGGGAAATCCGAATGTTCCGATTCGGGTTGAGGAGTATTGGACTTTTGTGCGGCCTGTTGGTTCACCGGATCCCAACTGGTGTTTGAGTGCCATCCGGCAACCGGACACTGATATTGTCGATCCGTCGTGAACATGACCGGCTTGCGTAACAGCAGATCGTTTCAGGTTGTCTATGCCTTACTGGCCATTGTCTTGACCATTCTGGTATTGCGTTTTGTGGCGCAGTGGGTCGGGGAAAAAGTGGTACCGGAGGGAAATCTTCGTCCCGTTCCCTGGCAGGAGGTACAGAACCATCTGAAAAGCGCAGGAGATTTGCGACTCTGGGCAGAGGCCCTGGAGGCCAGTGCCGGTTATTATGAAAAACTGCCCCCGCGAGAATCCTTCAAATACGGGTCACTGACCTCTGTCTCAGCCGCATCCATGGCCCGTGGTTGTCGGGATTTGGCGGCCCGGGCCAGAACAGGCGATCCCTCTGCCCTGTATCGCCATTTGTCTGCCCACTATCGCCTGTTTGCTTCCGTGGGACGGGATGGCCAGGGAGATGTTTTGGTGACCGGCTATTATGAACCGTTGCTGGAAGGGGCTTTGCAACGCTCCGAATCATTTCGTTATCCTCTCTACCGGCGTCCCCATGATCTTCTGGAAGCCGACCTGGGTACCTGGTTTGAGGATTTGAAAGGCCGCCGACTTGTGGCCCGGGTGGAAAAAGGGCACCTGCTTCCCTACTACAACCGCACCGAGATCGATCAGGGCGGCAAATTGGCGGATCAGGGGTTGGAGGTGGTCTGGGTCAAAGATCGGGTGGCTTTGTTTTTTCTCCAGATCCAAGGCTCGGGGCGCATCCTGTTGCCGGATGGAACGCATGTGCGGGTGGGTTACGACGGAGCCAATGGGCATCCCTATCGGGCCATTGGCGGATACATGGTCAAGGAAGGCATGCTGCTCAAAACGCAGGTGACCCTGCAATCCATCCGCAAGTGGCTTGCTCAACATCCTGATCAGGTGGAGCGGGTGTTACAGTACAATCCTTCCTACGTATTTTTCCGCCAACAGGAGGGGGGACCATTTGGCAACATTCAGGTGCCGTTGACAGCGGGTTATTCCATTGCCACGGATCATCGGGAGTTTCCCAAAGGGGCACCTGCCTTGCTGGTCGCTCGATGGCCGAAATTTGCCCAGGCAACTGGCGAGGAGATTGCCACCTGGGAGCCGGTCCAGCGTCTTGTGGTCAATCAGGACACAGGGGGAGCCATTCGTGGTCCCGGGCGGGTGGATTGGTTCATGGGCTTTGGGCCTGAGGCGGAGCGCGTGGCCGGGGTCATGAAACCGGACCAGGCCAGACTTTATTTCATTGCTCCGGCGTCGTTGTAGTCAAAAG is part of the Magnetococcales bacterium genome and harbors:
- a CDS encoding murein transglycosylase A, which codes for MTGLRNSRSFQVVYALLAIVLTILVLRFVAQWVGEKVVPEGNLRPVPWQEVQNHLKSAGDLRLWAEALEASAGYYEKLPPRESFKYGSLTSVSAASMARGCRDLAARARTGDPSALYRHLSAHYRLFASVGRDGQGDVLVTGYYEPLLEGALQRSESFRYPLYRRPHDLLEADLGTWFEDLKGRRLVARVEKGHLLPYYNRTEIDQGGKLADQGLEVVWVKDRVALFFLQIQGSGRILLPDGTHVRVGYDGANGHPYRAIGGYMVKEGMLLKTQVTLQSIRKWLAQHPDQVERVLQYNPSYVFFRQQEGGPFGNIQVPLTAGYSIATDHREFPKGAPALLVARWPKFAQATGEEIATWEPVQRLVVNQDTGGAIRGPGRVDWFMGFGPEAERVAGVMKPDQARLYFIAPASL